In a genomic window of Brassica rapa cultivar Chiifu-401-42 chromosome A10, CAAS_Brap_v3.01, whole genome shotgun sequence:
- the LOC117129332 gene encoding uncharacterized protein LOC117129332, whose protein sequence is MSTKRKRAGKAIDDGTAPADVVAVNDRLPSRLFATDRYPSNRNNCYASLEYLLLVRDVLEGSEEMERLLCSCFGSLFRLPVRRCAFSGKMVHGLLSRQLVTKKRFEMWPVFGGFPTRFGLPEFAHVTGLPCGEFEAGYEVDDKLKAKKTDYAYWDKLFGGRRNLNLDDLAAMVVTEDSMSPGKKLRLCLIIIVDGVLMPKTQKPKPTLKYVKLVEKLDKFFAFQWGRESFWWTISTMIPPKKVLGKCDDPEGLFCSLLRQESKFLLGFPLALQLWAFEAIPALLDRLGGDDSVTLLSYVGDKLPTHTGLVLTDILVYTGLVDQASFL, encoded by the exons ATGTCGACGAAGAGAAAGAGAGCTGGGAAAGCGATCGACGACG GTACCGCGCCGGCAGATGTTGTGGCGGTGAACGATAGACTTCCATCTCGGCTCTTCGCCACCGACCGGTACCCTAGTAACCGGAACAACTGTTACGCATCGCTCGAGTATCTGCTGCTGGTGAGGGATGTCCTTGAAGGTTCTGAGGAGATGGAGAGGTTATTGTGTTCCTGTTTTGGTTCGCTATTTAGGTTGCCGGTAAGGAGGTGTGCTTTTTCTGGGAAAATGGTGCATGGTCTGCTTTCTAGACAGTTGGTAACGAAAAAAAGGTTTGAGATGTGGCCTGTATTTGGTGGTTTCCCGACACGTTTCGGGCTTCCTGAATTTGCCCATGTTACCGGCTTACCTTGTGGAGAGTTTGAAGCGGGATACGAGGTAGATGACAAACTGAAGGCAAAGAAAACAGACTATGCTTACTGGGATAAGTTGTTTGGGGGTAGGCGCAATCTCAATTTAGATGATCTTGCCGCCATGGTGGTTACTGAAGACAGTATGTCTCCGGGGAAGAAGCTCCGTCTATGTTTGATCATCATTGTTGATGGTGTGCTGATGCCTAAAACGCAGAAGCCGAAACCGACGCTGAAATATGTTAAATTGGTGGAGAAGTTAGACAAGTTTTTCGCTTTTCAGTGGGGGCGTGAGTCGTTTTGGTGGACAATTAGCACCATGATACCGCCAAAGAAGGTTTTAGGAAAGTGCGATGACCCAGAGGGGCTTTTCTGTTCCCTTCTGAGGCAGGAGAGCAAATTCCTGTTGGGTTTCCCGCTAGCGCTGCAGCTGTGGGCTTTTGAAGCCATCCCTGCTTTGCTAGACCGCTTAGGAGGCGACGATAGTGTTACGCTATTGAGCTATGTTGGGGACAAGTTGCCTACCCATACGGGGCTGGTCCTGACTGATATCCTAGTATATACGGGGCTGGTCGACCAGGCCTCCTTTCTCTAG
- the LOC103846548 gene encoding RNA polymerase sigma factor sigD, chloroplastic — translation MATIPTTATATMCPSPPLPTVSPLLRTSHQCQPSPSSSSIKLGTTLFFNEATVDRAAESSVVIKPDKWGSQLEKRRKRRRRRRAGFERLEPEEDDDVDQVVEPVAEPVSIPVGASRSGFLSRSDEVQLCLYLKEGAILENLGTSGEENGMVSVLLSSTGKGKKKRSANEILCRRREAREKITRCYRRLVVSIATGYQGKGLNLQDLIQEGSIGLLRGAERFDPERGYKLSTYVYWWIKQAILRAIAHKSRLVKLPGSMWELTAKVAEASNVLTRKLRRAPSSEEIAEHLNVNVSAVRLAVERSRSPVSLDRVASHYGRMTLQEIVRGPDETRPEEMVKREHMKEGIKQLLGTLTARESRVLGLYFGLNGETPMSFEEIGKSLKLSRERVRQINGIALAKLRNVHNVNDLRIYYSSSE, via the exons ATGGCCACCATACCCACCACTGCCACCGCCACCATGTGTCCCTCTCCTCCTCTCCCAACAGTTTCTCCGTTACTCAGAACAAGTCACCAATGTCAaccatctccttcttcatcaTCCATAAAGCTTGGTACCACTCTGTTTTTCAATGAAGCCACTGTGGATAGAGCGGCTGAGAGCTCTGTGGTGATCAAACCTGACAAATGGGGATCTCAGTTAGaaaagaggaggaagaggaggaggagaagaagagcaGGTTTCGAGCGTCTAGAgcctgaagaagatgatgatgttgACCAAGTAGTAGAACCAGTAGCAGAACCAGTTAGTATTCCTGTTGGAGCTTCACGGTCTGGGTTCTTGAGTCGTTCAGACGAGGTTCAGCTTTGCTTGTACCTCAAG GAAGGAGCGATACTGGAAAACCTTGGAACAAGTGGTGAAGAGAATGGAATGGTTTCAGTTTTGCTGTCAAGTACTGGCAAAGGGAAGAAGAAGCGTAGCGCTAATGAGATACTATGCAGAAGAAGAGAAGCTAGAGAGAAGATTACTCGTTGTTACCGGAGGCTAGTTGTCTCTATTGCAACAGGCTACCAAGGCAAAGGGTTGAATCTTCAAGACCTGATTCAGGAAGGAAGCATAGGACTCCTAAGAGGAGCTGAGAGATTTGATCCTGAACGTGGCTACAAACTATCAACTTATGTCTACTGGTGGATCAAACAGGCCATTCTTAGAGCTATTGCTCACAAGTCTAGACTTGTCAAATTGCCG GGAAGCATGTGGGAGTTAACGGCGAAAGTAGCAGAAGCGAGTAATGTTTTAACTAGAAAACTAAGACGAGCACCAAGCTCCGAAGAGATTGCAGAGCACCTTAACGTCAATGTTTCAGCGGTTAGACTTGCTGTGGAGCGGAGCAGATCCCCTGTTTCGTTGGACAGAGTCGCATCTCATTATGGCCGCATGACACTGCAG GAGATTGTAAGGGGACCAGATGAAACAAGGCCAGAGGAGATGGTGAAAAGGGAGCACATGAAGGAGGGGATTAAGCAGCTTTTGGGAACTCTCACCGCGAGAGAATCACGAGTATTGGGACTCTACTTTGGTCTCAACGGAGAGACTCCTATGTCTTTTGAAGAGATAGGTAAGTCGTTGAAGCTTTCAAGAGAGAGGGTAAGGCAAATCAATGGCATTGCCTTGGCGAAGCTACGAAATGTACATAATGTGAATGATCTGAGAATATACTATTCCTCTAGTGAATGA
- the LOC103846549 gene encoding uncharacterized protein LOC103846549 yields MANLYTLASAARLSVSLPNPHVLPTRRRFHLPLATLASSSSPESSSASPTPSSIPVVNGNTLSSSYGTRDKVVVDDNSLFARFFRSTESTVEKIIFDFRFLALLAVGGSLAGSLLCFLNGCVYVMEAYKVYWTNCVKGIHKGQMVLHLVEAIDVYLAGTVMLIFSMGLYGLFISNSPSDIPPESDRALKASSLFGMFAMKERPKWMKISSLDELKTKVGHVIVMILLVKMFERSKMVTIATGLDLLSYSVCIFLSSASLYILHNLHKGEH; encoded by the exons ATGGCTAATCTCTACACGTTAGCCTCCGCCGCTCGACTCTCCGTTTCGCTTCCTAATCCTCACGTCCTCCCCACGCGTCGCCGTTTTCATCTGCCGTTAGCAACTCTTGCCTCATCATCGTCTCCAGAGTCATCATCGGCATCACCCACCCCTAGTTCGATCCCCGTTGTCAACGGAAACACGTTGTCAAGTTCTTATGGAACTCGAGATAAGGTTGTTGTGGATGATAACAGCCTCTTTGCTCGCTTCTTTCGCTCCACCGAATCCACCGTCGAGAAG ATCATATTCGATTTTCGGTTCCTGGCACTCTTGGCAGTAGGTGGTTCTTTGGCTGGTTCGCTACTCTGCTTCCTCAAT GGGTGCGTCTATGTCATGGAAGCATATAAAGTCTATTGGACAAACTGTGTCAAAGGCATCCACAAGGGCCAAATGGTTTTACACCTCGTCGAAGCTATTG ATGTTTATCTGGCTGGGACTGTTATGCTAATATTTAGCATGGGTTTGTATGGACTCTTCATCAGCAACTCCCCTTCTGATATCCCTCCTGAATCCGATCGTGCCCTTAAAGCCTCTTCTCTGTTTGGAATGTTTGCCATGAAGGAGAGACCGAAATGGATGAAGATCAGCTCGCTTGATGAGCTCAAAACTAAAGTTGGACATGTTATTGTCATGATCCTTCTAGTGAAGATGTTCGAAAGAAGCAAGATGGTTACCATCGCCACTGGACTAGACTTGCTAAGCTATTCCGTTTGTATTTTCTTGTCATCTGCTTCTCTCTATATCCTCCATAACCTCCACAAAGGAGAGCACTGA
- the LOC103846550 gene encoding elongator complex protein 1 isoform X1 translates to MKNLKLFSEVSQNIQLHSTEDEAVQFAAYDIDQSRLFFASSTNFVYALHLSSFHNGRDSAKGLPVEVCSIDLEAEDFITAFDYLAEKESLLIGTSRGLLLVHEVESNVTELVGNIEGGVTCLSPSPTGDLLGLISGFGQLLVMTYDWDLMYERAVSEGGYVREADDVSVSCEGPSISWRGDGKYFATMGEVFESGSMHKKIKIWESDSGALQSSSETKDFMKGILEWMPSGAKIAAVYKKKSDDGCPSIAFFERNGLERSSFSIGEPGDANVAFESLKWNSASDLLAGVVSCKTHDAVRVWFFSNNHWYLKQEIRYPREAGVMVMWDPTKPTQLICWTLAGKVTVCNFMWVTAVMEDSTAFVVDNNKILVTPLSLSLMPPPMYLFSLSFSSAVRDIAYYSRNSKNCLAVFLSDGNLSFVEFPARDTWEDLEGRDFNAEVSECKTALGSVTHLLWLDVHSLLCVSAYGSSQNKCLSSGSSETELHGSYLQELEVVCHEDHVPDQVTCSGFGASVTSQTPLESPVMALAWNPSKRDSAFVEFEGGKVLSYASRSGFMETRIGNDSVSFPSACPLVRVAQIDAGGVQKPLVCGLDDMGRLYINGKSLCNNCSSFSFYSELDNEVVTHLIILTKQDFLFIIDTEDVLQGGEVALGNVYFVIDGRKRDEEVMSYVNVWEKGAKVIGVLNGDEAAVILQTIRGNLECIYPRKLVLSSITNALAQQRFKDALNLVRRHRIDFNVIVDLYGWQAFLQSAVEFVAQVNNLNHVTEFVCAMKNEDVTETLYKTFSFSKKRDKALQAKDLSGNKVSSVLQAIRKTLEEHIPESPSRELCILTTLARSDPPAIEESLMRIKSVREMELQNSSSDDNSSKKSRPSAEEALKHLLWLLDSEAVFEAALGLYDLNLAAIVALNSQRDPKEFLPYLQELERMSEPLMHFNIDLKLQRFDSALKSIVSAGDEYFPHCMDLIKKNPQLFPLGLQLITDLEKKQAVLEAWGDHLTDEKRFEDAATTYLCCFNLEKASKAYRESGDWSGVLRVGALMKLGKDEILKLAYELCEEVNALGKPGEAAKIALEYCGDISGGVNFLINAREWEEALRVAFMHTEDGLVSVVKSSALECANGLVSEFKESIEKVGKYLTRYLAVRQRRLLLAAKLKSEERSVIDLDDDTASEASSNLSGMSAYTLGTRRGSAASVTSSTATKARDLRRQRKSGKIRAGSAGEEMALVDHLKGMRMTEGGKRELKSLLICLVTLGEKESAQKLQQTAENFQVAQVAAVELADDTVSSESVDEELYSFERYALKTRSTARGSDAFSWMLKVFFSP, encoded by the exons ATGAAAAACTTGAAGCTTTTCTCGGAGGTTTCTCAGAACATCCAATTGCATTCGACTGAAGACGAAGCTGTACAGTTCGCAGCTTACGACATCGACCAGAGTCGCTTGTTCTTCGCATCTTCTACTAACTTCGTTTACGCCCTTCACCTCTCTTCCTTCCAC AATGGGAGAGATAGTGCGAAGGGTTTGCCTGTGGAGGTCTGCAGTATTGATTTGGAGGCAGAGGATTTCATCACTGCCTTTGATTATCTCGCGGAGAAGGAGTCTTTATTAATTGGGACGTCTCGTGGGCTTCTGCTTGTGCACGAGGTGGAGAGCAATGTGACTGAGCTAGTTGGAAATATAGAAGGAGGTGTCACGTGTCTCTCGCCTAGTCCTACTGGAGATCTACTTGGATTGATTAGCGGTTTTGGTCAGTTACTTGTAATGACTTATGATTGGGATTTGATGTACGAGAGGGCGGTTTCTGAAGGTGGTTACGTAC GTGAAGCAGATGATGTGTCTGTAAGCTGTGAGGGACCTTCCATTTCCTGGAGAGGCGATGGGAAGTATTTTGCCACTATGGGTGAGGTTTTTGAATCCGGCTCTATGCACAAGAAGATTAAGATATGGGAGAGTGATTCTGGCGCTTTGCAGTCTTCTTCAGAAACAAAAGATTTCATGAAGGGGATTCTTGAATGGATGCCTAGTGGGGCAAAGATTGCAGCTGTTTATAAAAAGAAGTCAGATGATGGATGCCCGTCGATTGCTTTCTTCGAGAGGAACGGACTTGAGAGGAGCTCATTTAGCATCGGAGAGCCTGGAGATGCCAACGTAGCATTTGAATCTCTGAAGTGGAACTCTGCATCAGATCTTCTTGCAGGGGTTGTTAGTTGCAAAACGCATGATGCTGTTAGGGTGTGGTTCTTTAGCAACAACCATTGGTACCTAAAACAGGAGATTAGGTATCCAAGGGAAGCTGGAGTAATGGTCATGTGGGATCCAACTAAGCCAACGCAGTTAATATGTTGGACTCTGGCAGGGAAAGTTACTGTTTGTAATTTTATGTGGGTAACGGCAGTCATGGAGGACTCAACAGCCTTTGTCGTAGATAATAACAAGATTCTCGTGACACCACTGTCTTTGTCCTTGATGCCGCCTCCTATGTATTTGTTCAGCCTTAGCTTCTCTTCCGCTGTCAGGGACATAGCATATTACTCAAGGAACTCTAAAAATTGTCTGGCTGTGTTCTTGTCTGATGGAAACCTGTCTTTTGTTGAGTTTCCTGCACGTGATACTTGGGAAGATCTTGAAGGTAGAGACTTCAATGCAGAAGTTTCGGAGTGTAAAACAGCTCTGGGCTCTGTTACACATCTTCTATGGCTCGATGTCCATTCGCTTCTGTGCGTCTCTGCTTACGGTTCCAGCCAGAACAAGTGTCTCTCTTCTGGTTCGTCTGAGACAGAGCTCCACGGTTCTTATTTACAGGAACTTGAAGTTGTCTGTCACGAGGATCATGTTCCTGATCAAGTAACATGCTCTGGCTTTGGCGCTAGCGTTACTTCCCAGACACCTCTCGAGTCACCTGTCATGGCTCTTGCCTGGAACCCTAGCAAGCGTGATTCAGCCTTTGTAGAGTTTGAGGGTGGGAAAGTGCTTAGCTATGCATCAAGATCAGGCTTTATGGAAACTCGTATCGGCAATGACAGTGTCTCTTTTCCATCAGCTTGTCCTTTGGTGAGGGTGGCGCAGATTGATGCTGGTGGCGTGCAGAAGCCCTTGGTATGTGGGCTAGATGATATGGGCAGACTGTACATCAACGGGAAGAGCCTATGTAATAACTGCAGCAGCTTCTCATTTTACTCAGAGTTGGACAATGAAGTGGTTACCCATCTGATCATCTTGACCAAACAGGATTTTCTCTTTATCATCGATACCGAGGATGTACTGCAGGGAGGAGAAGTGGCACTTGGAAACGTCTACTTTGTCATTGACGGTAGAAAGCGAGATGAGGAAGTTATGAGCTACGTAAACGTTTGGGAGAAAGGTGCCAAAGTAATAGGAGTCCTCAACGGAGACGAAGCTGCTGTAATATTACAAACTATCCGGGGGAATCTCGAATGCATTTATCCTAGAAAGCTGGTCTTGTCTTCCATTACTAACGCGTTAGCTCAGCAACGGTTCAAAGATGCACTAAACTTGGTAAGGCGACACAGAATCGACTTTAATGTAATCGTGGACCTATACGGGTGGCAGGCGTTTCTACAATCAGCTGTAGAGTTTGTTGCACAAGTAAACAATTTGAACCACGTTACAGAGTTTGTTTGCGCCATGAAGAACGAAGATGTTACAGAAACACTTTACAAGACGTTCTCCTTCTCCAAAAAGAGGGACAAGGCTTTGCAAGCGAAGGATCTATCCGGTAACAAAGTGTCATCAGTTCTACAAGCGATTAGGAAAACCCTTGAAGAACATATACCAGAGAGTCCCTCAAGGGAACTATGTATCTTGACCACTCTTGCTCGAAGTGATCCACCGGCTATTGAGGAATCTCTCATGAGGATAAAATCTGTTCGTGAGATGGAGTTGCAAAACTCCTCTTCTGATGATAACTCAAGTAAAAAGTCTCGTCCATCTGCAGAAGAAGCATTGAAACACCTTCTGTGGTTATTAGACTCAGAGGCTGTCTTCGAAGCTGCTTTAGGTCTTTACGATCTGAACCTTGCAGCTATCGTGGCGCTCAACTCCCAACGCGATCCGAAAGAGTTTCTACCTTATCTCCAGGAGCTGGAGAGAATGTCCGAACCTCTGATGCATTTCAACATCGACCTTAAACTGCAGCGTTTCGATAGCGCTCTCAAGAGCATCGTATCAGCAGGGGATGAGTACTTTCCTCATTGCATGGACTTGATCAAGAAAAACCCTCAGCTCTTCCCGCTGGGACTTCAGCTGATCACCGATCTTGAAAAGAAACAAGCGGTGCTAGAGGCTTGGGGAGACCATCTCACTGATGAGAAACGTTTTGAGGATGCTGCTACTACGTACCTTTGTTGTTTTAACCTTGAAAAGGCTTCGAAGGCGTATCGTGAAAGTGGTGATTGGAGTGGGGTACTCAGAGTAGGCGCGCTGATGAAGTTAGGGAAAGATGAGATCTTGAAACTGGCGTACGAGTTATGTGAAGAGGTCAATGCTCTTGGGAAGCCTGGGGAAGCAGCGAAGATAGCTTTAGAGTATTGCGGTGATATAAGCGGTGGAGTTAATTTCCTTATCAATGCGAGGGAGTGGGAAGAAGCTTTAAGAGTTGCCTTTATGCATACAGAAGATGGTTTAGTCTCGGTGGTGAAGAGCTCTGCTCTTGAGTGTGCTAATGGTCTAGTAAGCGAATTCAAAGAATCGATAGAGAAAGTAGGAAAGTATTTGACTCGGTATCTAGCTGTTCGTCAGAGACGGTTGCTGCTTGCAGCAAAGCTCAAGTCTGAGGAACGGTCAGTCATTGATCTTGATGATGACACAGCTTCAGAAGCAAGTAGCAACCTGAGTGGCATGAGCGCCTATACTTTAGG GACAAGGAGAGGTTCTGCTGCTTCAGTCACCTCAAGCACGGCGACTAAGGCAAGAGACTTGAGGCGGCAGAGAAAGAGCGGGAAGATCCGAGCTGGCAG TGCGGGTGAGGAGATGGCTCTTGTTGATCATTTGAAAGGTATGCGTATGACAGAAGGAGGAAAGAGAGAGCTCAAGTCTTTATTGATATGTTTGGTAACACTTGGTGAGAAAGAGTCTGCACAGAAGTTGCAACAGACTGCAGAGAATTTCCAGGTCGCTCAGGTAGCAGCAGTGGAGCTAGCAGACGATACAGTGTCCAGCGAGAGCGTCGATGAAGAATTGTATTCCTTTGAACGTTACGCTCTGAAGACGAGGTCCACGGCACGAGGCTCTGATGCGTTTAGCTGGATGCTTAAGGTTTTCTTTAGCCCgtga
- the LOC103846550 gene encoding elongator complex protein 1 isoform X2, whose protein sequence is MGEVFESGSMHKKIKIWESDSGALQSSSETKDFMKGILEWMPSGAKIAAVYKKKSDDGCPSIAFFERNGLERSSFSIGEPGDANVAFESLKWNSASDLLAGVVSCKTHDAVRVWFFSNNHWYLKQEIRYPREAGVMVMWDPTKPTQLICWTLAGKVTVCNFMWVTAVMEDSTAFVVDNNKILVTPLSLSLMPPPMYLFSLSFSSAVRDIAYYSRNSKNCLAVFLSDGNLSFVEFPARDTWEDLEGRDFNAEVSECKTALGSVTHLLWLDVHSLLCVSAYGSSQNKCLSSGSSETELHGSYLQELEVVCHEDHVPDQVTCSGFGASVTSQTPLESPVMALAWNPSKRDSAFVEFEGGKVLSYASRSGFMETRIGNDSVSFPSACPLVRVAQIDAGGVQKPLVCGLDDMGRLYINGKSLCNNCSSFSFYSELDNEVVTHLIILTKQDFLFIIDTEDVLQGGEVALGNVYFVIDGRKRDEEVMSYVNVWEKGAKVIGVLNGDEAAVILQTIRGNLECIYPRKLVLSSITNALAQQRFKDALNLVRRHRIDFNVIVDLYGWQAFLQSAVEFVAQVNNLNHVTEFVCAMKNEDVTETLYKTFSFSKKRDKALQAKDLSGNKVSSVLQAIRKTLEEHIPESPSRELCILTTLARSDPPAIEESLMRIKSVREMELQNSSSDDNSSKKSRPSAEEALKHLLWLLDSEAVFEAALGLYDLNLAAIVALNSQRDPKEFLPYLQELERMSEPLMHFNIDLKLQRFDSALKSIVSAGDEYFPHCMDLIKKNPQLFPLGLQLITDLEKKQAVLEAWGDHLTDEKRFEDAATTYLCCFNLEKASKAYRESGDWSGVLRVGALMKLGKDEILKLAYELCEEVNALGKPGEAAKIALEYCGDISGGVNFLINAREWEEALRVAFMHTEDGLVSVVKSSALECANGLVSEFKESIEKVGKYLTRYLAVRQRRLLLAAKLKSEERSVIDLDDDTASEASSNLSGMSAYTLGTRRGSAASVTSSTATKARDLRRQRKSGKIRAGSAGEEMALVDHLKGMRMTEGGKRELKSLLICLVTLGEKESAQKLQQTAENFQVAQVAAVELADDTVSSESVDEELYSFERYALKTRSTARGSDAFSWMLKVFFSP, encoded by the exons ATGGGTGAGGTTTTTGAATCCGGCTCTATGCACAAGAAGATTAAGATATGGGAGAGTGATTCTGGCGCTTTGCAGTCTTCTTCAGAAACAAAAGATTTCATGAAGGGGATTCTTGAATGGATGCCTAGTGGGGCAAAGATTGCAGCTGTTTATAAAAAGAAGTCAGATGATGGATGCCCGTCGATTGCTTTCTTCGAGAGGAACGGACTTGAGAGGAGCTCATTTAGCATCGGAGAGCCTGGAGATGCCAACGTAGCATTTGAATCTCTGAAGTGGAACTCTGCATCAGATCTTCTTGCAGGGGTTGTTAGTTGCAAAACGCATGATGCTGTTAGGGTGTGGTTCTTTAGCAACAACCATTGGTACCTAAAACAGGAGATTAGGTATCCAAGGGAAGCTGGAGTAATGGTCATGTGGGATCCAACTAAGCCAACGCAGTTAATATGTTGGACTCTGGCAGGGAAAGTTACTGTTTGTAATTTTATGTGGGTAACGGCAGTCATGGAGGACTCAACAGCCTTTGTCGTAGATAATAACAAGATTCTCGTGACACCACTGTCTTTGTCCTTGATGCCGCCTCCTATGTATTTGTTCAGCCTTAGCTTCTCTTCCGCTGTCAGGGACATAGCATATTACTCAAGGAACTCTAAAAATTGTCTGGCTGTGTTCTTGTCTGATGGAAACCTGTCTTTTGTTGAGTTTCCTGCACGTGATACTTGGGAAGATCTTGAAGGTAGAGACTTCAATGCAGAAGTTTCGGAGTGTAAAACAGCTCTGGGCTCTGTTACACATCTTCTATGGCTCGATGTCCATTCGCTTCTGTGCGTCTCTGCTTACGGTTCCAGCCAGAACAAGTGTCTCTCTTCTGGTTCGTCTGAGACAGAGCTCCACGGTTCTTATTTACAGGAACTTGAAGTTGTCTGTCACGAGGATCATGTTCCTGATCAAGTAACATGCTCTGGCTTTGGCGCTAGCGTTACTTCCCAGACACCTCTCGAGTCACCTGTCATGGCTCTTGCCTGGAACCCTAGCAAGCGTGATTCAGCCTTTGTAGAGTTTGAGGGTGGGAAAGTGCTTAGCTATGCATCAAGATCAGGCTTTATGGAAACTCGTATCGGCAATGACAGTGTCTCTTTTCCATCAGCTTGTCCTTTGGTGAGGGTGGCGCAGATTGATGCTGGTGGCGTGCAGAAGCCCTTGGTATGTGGGCTAGATGATATGGGCAGACTGTACATCAACGGGAAGAGCCTATGTAATAACTGCAGCAGCTTCTCATTTTACTCAGAGTTGGACAATGAAGTGGTTACCCATCTGATCATCTTGACCAAACAGGATTTTCTCTTTATCATCGATACCGAGGATGTACTGCAGGGAGGAGAAGTGGCACTTGGAAACGTCTACTTTGTCATTGACGGTAGAAAGCGAGATGAGGAAGTTATGAGCTACGTAAACGTTTGGGAGAAAGGTGCCAAAGTAATAGGAGTCCTCAACGGAGACGAAGCTGCTGTAATATTACAAACTATCCGGGGGAATCTCGAATGCATTTATCCTAGAAAGCTGGTCTTGTCTTCCATTACTAACGCGTTAGCTCAGCAACGGTTCAAAGATGCACTAAACTTGGTAAGGCGACACAGAATCGACTTTAATGTAATCGTGGACCTATACGGGTGGCAGGCGTTTCTACAATCAGCTGTAGAGTTTGTTGCACAAGTAAACAATTTGAACCACGTTACAGAGTTTGTTTGCGCCATGAAGAACGAAGATGTTACAGAAACACTTTACAAGACGTTCTCCTTCTCCAAAAAGAGGGACAAGGCTTTGCAAGCGAAGGATCTATCCGGTAACAAAGTGTCATCAGTTCTACAAGCGATTAGGAAAACCCTTGAAGAACATATACCAGAGAGTCCCTCAAGGGAACTATGTATCTTGACCACTCTTGCTCGAAGTGATCCACCGGCTATTGAGGAATCTCTCATGAGGATAAAATCTGTTCGTGAGATGGAGTTGCAAAACTCCTCTTCTGATGATAACTCAAGTAAAAAGTCTCGTCCATCTGCAGAAGAAGCATTGAAACACCTTCTGTGGTTATTAGACTCAGAGGCTGTCTTCGAAGCTGCTTTAGGTCTTTACGATCTGAACCTTGCAGCTATCGTGGCGCTCAACTCCCAACGCGATCCGAAAGAGTTTCTACCTTATCTCCAGGAGCTGGAGAGAATGTCCGAACCTCTGATGCATTTCAACATCGACCTTAAACTGCAGCGTTTCGATAGCGCTCTCAAGAGCATCGTATCAGCAGGGGATGAGTACTTTCCTCATTGCATGGACTTGATCAAGAAAAACCCTCAGCTCTTCCCGCTGGGACTTCAGCTGATCACCGATCTTGAAAAGAAACAAGCGGTGCTAGAGGCTTGGGGAGACCATCTCACTGATGAGAAACGTTTTGAGGATGCTGCTACTACGTACCTTTGTTGTTTTAACCTTGAAAAGGCTTCGAAGGCGTATCGTGAAAGTGGTGATTGGAGTGGGGTACTCAGAGTAGGCGCGCTGATGAAGTTAGGGAAAGATGAGATCTTGAAACTGGCGTACGAGTTATGTGAAGAGGTCAATGCTCTTGGGAAGCCTGGGGAAGCAGCGAAGATAGCTTTAGAGTATTGCGGTGATATAAGCGGTGGAGTTAATTTCCTTATCAATGCGAGGGAGTGGGAAGAAGCTTTAAGAGTTGCCTTTATGCATACAGAAGATGGTTTAGTCTCGGTGGTGAAGAGCTCTGCTCTTGAGTGTGCTAATGGTCTAGTAAGCGAATTCAAAGAATCGATAGAGAAAGTAGGAAAGTATTTGACTCGGTATCTAGCTGTTCGTCAGAGACGGTTGCTGCTTGCAGCAAAGCTCAAGTCTGAGGAACGGTCAGTCATTGATCTTGATGATGACACAGCTTCAGAAGCAAGTAGCAACCTGAGTGGCATGAGCGCCTATACTTTAGG GACAAGGAGAGGTTCTGCTGCTTCAGTCACCTCAAGCACGGCGACTAAGGCAAGAGACTTGAGGCGGCAGAGAAAGAGCGGGAAGATCCGAGCTGGCAG TGCGGGTGAGGAGATGGCTCTTGTTGATCATTTGAAAGGTATGCGTATGACAGAAGGAGGAAAGAGAGAGCTCAAGTCTTTATTGATATGTTTGGTAACACTTGGTGAGAAAGAGTCTGCACAGAAGTTGCAACAGACTGCAGAGAATTTCCAGGTCGCTCAGGTAGCAGCAGTGGAGCTAGCAGACGATACAGTGTCCAGCGAGAGCGTCGATGAAGAATTGTATTCCTTTGAACGTTACGCTCTGAAGACGAGGTCCACGGCACGAGGCTCTGATGCGTTTAGCTGGATGCTTAAGGTTTTCTTTAGCCCgtga